In Blastocatellia bacterium, the genomic window ACGCCGCTCAGAAAAATCCATGAGCGGTATGATGAAGTCACCAAGATGCGCACAGCGTGGCTCAGTGATCGTCCACCGGGGCGAGAGACGGAATATGTGTTAGTGCTAATTGAAGGGAATCCTCCGCAGATTCCCGGCGCGCAGCCGCAACTGCCGATTGCGCCGGTCAGTCACATGGGGTTTTCGGTCGAGACGCCCGAAGACGTTGATCGCATTGCTGAGCAAGCCCGCGCGGCTGGGATTCTGAAGTTTGGCCCAGTGTACCTGGATGACGTGGTCGGTTACATTTGCATCATCGCTGATCCAGACGGTCACCAATTGGAATTTTCCTATGGCCAGGTGCTGGGTTAGGGCGGATGATTCGTCATCTTGTTCTCTTCAAGTTCAAGCCGACGACAACGCGTGAGCAGAGACGGTTGCTCGCAGCGACGTTTGAGCAATTAGCCAGTCAGATCGCGGGTGTGCGACGGATCGAGGTCTATGAGGACATGCTGCGGCTGGAGGACTCATTCGATATGGCTGTGTTTGTGCTGCTCGCTGACCGCGCCAGTTTGCATCGCTATGGCGAGAGTCCGGAGCGACAGGCCGCTAGTCAGATGGCCCGTGCTTTCTGCGAGCGCGTAGTATTGTTTGACCACGAGCTTGAGGATGAGTCAACCGGAGGCGTCGGACCGTGATGGTGCGTCTTGATGGAAGAAGTCGCCTGTAGGTCCAGGAGAGCAAAAACTCAGGA contains:
- a CDS encoding VOC family protein — translated: MEIDIKSMEVKAKAQWTHLALHVRNLDASVDFYTKHTPLRKIHERYDEVTKMRTAWLSDRPPGRETEYVLVLIEGNPPQIPGAQPQLPIAPVSHMGFSVETPEDVDRIAEQARAAGILKFGPVYLDDVVGYICIIADPDGHQLEFSYGQVLG
- a CDS encoding Dabb family protein — translated: MIRHLVLFKFKPTTTREQRRLLAATFEQLASQIAGVRRIEVYEDMLRLEDSFDMAVFVLLADRASLHRYGESPERQAASQMARAFCERVVLFDHELEDESTGGVGP